Proteins from a genomic interval of Ciona intestinalis chromosome 9, KH, whole genome shotgun sequence:
- the LOC108949782 gene encoding uncharacterized protein LOC108949782, which produces MGCGQSKTTIADTPTHLHTTLRTEDTEPVTTPHNNNKTSIENVVSPSKNETKNQNQFEDETPTSLVVVEPQTKVLTEHATAEVTKDEVKKPENASVEIKQSYIIEKPLIKEEKTSFKEENIKEVDGVRTENKTALNSHVVNNGVKGTVSEQDTIVKTTNPSLEHNCPAKLISQPPDCSDVISLASEYTVDSKSDDENVNIAENILSSALVENIMVTVSTASELPTTAGHTEDIVVNTTIPVSSQNDVNVCETVEGVARLAEKEVKSATVDSNTAVVPAPSGNPVVENTLHIDTAKDIQLHAAMRFSCSATDNQVLPEIATQAEVLHLSRTFLTNREDSLALCRTLANLSRLKKLVVKGNNAGPVAVRALLFMLTQYAKLEELDLSDNMADPSCADHLANFISGSKNLKCLNLSGNQFGKESLSKALNVGLSATYSLVHLDVSGCGATNLHGLFEALRSGFISKQSKLNHLDISNNHMNDGQQPGIDISLLLETSNCPLQYLNISDTGLSPTGWDALLSGLQQNTSIVSFIAGGSNTVKNILDIARIILALQNAKVIDLGGVGIEDKIELHDLSFENLKPATRNSCLAELNLTDCKLTDTFVATIFQKYANVLSSLELLKLSNNPEVSENAFNAVQHTCKCLHTLHFALMDAEFVSKSLNGGFKELRFLNLRKSRVSVETLGALSNIPQTLTELALDGIKLSGSDVLETLLQPSSKHKIITLSMSGCSLTDKDIKPLATAMARPAPPLNFLSNLDLSVNRLTDSTLSLISESLLAVTDYTLKNLDLTNNKCADKGALDLAGVISSASCKLNLQRLLLSSNCLTVNGIQALVLCVAPRNDVRGLQFLDVSNQKDGLSEDEIEAIVECLITTIGLDPSLIKSEHKQTFFPPISDKFTVNLSRLGGSAGDITKRVESVAIKTDFSRLFKGLAALSDYLILGSGILRSNSITDPAEVNLSIDMKEWSEIIGSDAPAWLKVSEERRRGVYVNHLPGTATVQRLEGLLEMEADCEVSDIYVIKDPILRKPTGAAWVLFANEESVNNAMKWFAAGCAQMYGTPFSICVLPVCTTGDQSGGQASAKRELQARERQRQTDLAADRTMMEESQQLADERAAYREAHPAYQNGRIW; this is translated from the coding sequence ATGGGATGTGGTCAAAGCAAAACAACGATAGCCGACACTCCAACTCATCTGCACACAACACTAAGAACAGAAGATACCGAACCCGTTACCACACCAcataacaacaataaaaccTCAATAGAAAATGTTGTCTCACCAAGTAAGAATGAAACTAAGAATCAGAATCAGTTTGAAGATGAAACCCCAACATCTCTGGTTGTTGTTGAACCCCAAACAAAGGTTCTAACTGAACATGCAACTGCTGAGGTTACTAAAGATGAAGTAAAAAAACCTGAAAATGCCTCAgttgaaattaaacaaagctATATTATTGAAAAACCTCTAATTAAAGAAGAGAAGACCAGTTTTAAAGAAGAGAACATTAAAGAAGTTGATGGAGTTAgaactgaaaacaaaacagctttaaatTCACATGTGGTTAACAACGGTGTAAAAGGCACAGTCAGTGAACAAGATACAATCGTAAAAACCACAAATCCAAGTTTGGAGCATAATTGTCCGGCTAAACTAATTTCTCAACCCCCTGACTGTTCTGACGTTATAAGCCTAGCCAGCGAATATACCGTCGATTCAAAATCTGATGACGAAAATGTTAATATCGCGGAAAACATATTAAGTTCTGCCCTTGTAGAAAACATTATGGTAACAGTTTCTACGGCGTCAGAATTGCCGACTACGGCGGGCCACACCGAGGATATTGTAGTTAACACAACGATACCTGTGTCTTCGCAAAACGACGTGAATGTATGCGAAACTGTAGAAGGGGTAGCGCGTTTAGCAGAGAAAGAAGTAAAGTCTGCCACTGTAGATTCTAACACAGCAGTAGTGCCTGCACCAAGCGGAAACCCAGTAGTTGAGAATACGTTGCATATTGATACAGCTAAAGACATCCAACTACACGCAGCAATGCGGTTTTCATGCTCGGCTACTGACAACCAGGTCTTGCCAGAAATCGCCACACAAGCAGAAGTATTACATCTTAGTAGGACTTTTTTAACTAATAGAGAAGATTCTTTAGCGCTTTGCCGAACTTTAGCTAATCTTTCGAGGCTTAAAAAGTTGGTCGTAAAAGGCAACAACGCGGGTCCCGTTGCTGTACGTGCATTATTGTTTATGTTAACCCAATATGCAAAGTTAGAAGAATTGGATTTATCTGATAACATGGCAGATCCGAGCTGTGCTGATCACTTGGCAAATTTCATATCTGGTTCCAAGAATCTCAAATGTTTGAACTTGTCGGGAAACCAGTTCGGGAAGGAATCGCTTTCGAAAGCTCTAAATGTTGGTTTGAGTGCGACTTATAGTTTGGTGCATTTAGATGTCAGTGGATGTGGTGCTACCAATCTACATGGTTTGTTTGAAGCGTTGAGAAGTGGTTTCATATCCAAGCAATCCAAGTTAAACCATCTGGATATATCTAACAACCATATGAACGATGGCCAACAGCCTGGCATTGATATTTCACTTTTACTGGAAACGTCCAACTGTCCTCTGCAGTATCTTAACATTTCCGACACTGGTTTATCACCAACAGGCTGGGATGCATTGCTTTCAGGTCTCCAACAAAATACTTCTATCGTAAGTTTCATAGCAGGTGGTAGCAATACTGTGAAGAACATTTTAGACATTGCAAGGATTATTCTGGCTCTTCAGAATGCGAAGGTAATAGATTTAGGTGGGGTTGGTATCGAAGATAAAATCGAATTACATGACTTAAGTTTTGAAAACCTTAAACCTGCGACAAGAAACTCGTGTTTGGCGGAATTGAATCTAACCGACTGTAAACTTACTGATACGTTTGTTGCTACGATATTTCAGAAATACGCAAATGTATTATCAAGTTTGGAACTTCTAAAACTATCAAATAACCCTGAGGTTTCTGAGAACGCGTTTAACGCTGTACAACATACATGTAAGTGCCTTCATACATTACACTTCGCGCTTATGGATGCTGAGTTCGTTTCTAAATCTCTTAACGGCGGCTTTAAAGAACTGCGTTTCCTAAACTTACGAAAGTCTCGTGTTAGCGTAGAAACTTTAGGCGCGTTGTCCAACATTCCCCAAACGTTAACCGAGCTCGCGTTGGACGGGATAAAGCTGAGTGGTTCTGATGTTCTTGAGACTTTACTACAACCATCGTCGAAGCATAAGATCATCACATTATCAATGTCTGGCTGCAGTTTAACTGACAAAGATATCAAGCCATTAGCGACGGCAATGGCCCGTCCTGCCCCGCCATTGAATTTTCTTTCTAATCTAGATCTGAGCGTGAATCGATTAACAGATTCAACATTATCTTTAATTTCGGAATCGTTATTGGCTGTTACTGACTACACACTTAAAAACCTTGATTTAACGAACAACAAATGCGCCGATAAAGGAGCATTAGATCTTGCAGGTGTCATTTCTTCAGCGTCTTGCAAATTGAACCTACAGAGATTACTGTTATCCAGCAATTGTCTCACTGTTAATGGAATACAGGCACTAGTTTTATGCGTAGCCCCAAGAAACGATGTCAGGGGATTGCAATTCTTGGATGTGAGCAACCAGAAAGACGGATTGTCAGAAGATGAAATAGAAGCAATAGTAGAATGCCTCATCACTACTATTGGACTTGATcctagtttaataaaaagtgaaCACAAGCAAACGTTCTTTCCGCCGATTTCTGACAAATTTACAGTGAACTTGAGCAGACTCGGTGGTTCCGCCGGTGACATTACTAAGCGTGTTGAATCAGTTGCAATCAAAACTGATTTTTCGAGACTTTTTAAAGGTTTAGCCGCGCTTTCGGATTACCTTATTTTAGGTTCTGGGATTCTACGTTCAAATTCTATTACGGACCCTGCTGAAGTAAATCTTTCAATAGATATGAAGGAATGGTCGGAAATAATAGGTAGCGATGCTCCTGCATGGTTGAAAGTGTCAGAGGAACGCCGAAGAGGGGTATATGTGAATCATCTACCAGGTACTGCTACTGTTCAACGGCTTGAAGGTTTGCTTGAAATGGAAGCGGATTGTGAGGTCAGCGATATTTACGTCATCAAGGATCCTATACTAAGGAAGCCAACAGGGGCTGCGTGGGTTTTATTTGCAAATGAAGAATCGGTAAACAACGCGATGAAATGGTTCGCAGCAGGGTGCGCCCAGATGTACGGGACTCCTTTCTCAATCTGCGTCCTCCCTGTTTGTACAACTGGTGACCAATCTGGCGGGCAAGCATCGGCAAAGCGGGAGCTACAAGCCAGAGAGAGGCAGCGGCAGACTGACCTGGCTGCAGATAGAACAATGATGGAGGAAAGCCAGCAACTTGCCGATGAACGAGCTGCATACAGGGAAGCTCATCCCGCTTATCAAAACGGCAGGATTTGGTAG